From one Acinonyx jubatus isolate Ajub_Pintada_27869175 chromosome B1, VMU_Ajub_asm_v1.0, whole genome shotgun sequence genomic stretch:
- the VPS37A gene encoding vacuolar protein sorting-associated protein 37A isoform X2, translated as MKGIAEIQKDVEYRLPFTVNNLTININILLPPQFPQEKPVISVYPPIRHHLMDKQGVYVTSPLVNNFTMHSDLGKIIQSLLDEFWKNPPVLAPSSTAFSYLYSNPSGMPPYASQGFPFLPPYPPQEANRTITSLSVADTISSSTTSYTTAKPAAPSFGVLSNLPLPVPTTDTSAPISQNGFGYKMPDVPDAFPELSELSVSQLTDMNEQEEILLEQFVTLPQLKQIITDKDDLVKSIEELARKNLLLEPSLEAKRQIVLDKYELLTQLKSTFEKKMQRQHELSESCSASALQARLKVAAHEAEEESDNIAEDFLEGKTEIDDFLSSFMEKRTICHCRRAKEEKLQQAITTHSQFHAPL; from the exons ATGAaagg TATAGCTGAAATACAGAAAGATGTGGAATACAGGTTGCCATTCACCGTAAACAACCTGACAATTAACATTAATAT ATTGCTCCCTCCACAGTTTCCTCAGGAAAAACCAGTGATCAGTGTTTATCCACCAATACGACATCACTTAATGGATAAACAAGGAGTCTATGTTACCTCTCCATTAGTAAACAAC TTTACAATGCATTCAGATCTTGGAAAAATTATTCAGAGTCTATTGGATGAGTTTTGGAAGAATCCTCCAGTTTTAGCTCCTTCTTCAACAGCATTTTCATA cCTATACAGTAATCCAAGCGGGATGCCTCCTTACGCATCTCagggttttccatttcttcctccatATCCTCCACAAGAAGCTAACAGGACTATCACTTCTTTGTCTGTGGCTGACACTATTTCTTCTTCAACAACAAGTTACACAACAGCCAAACCCGCTGCTCCTTCTTTCGGCGTCCTTTCAAATCTGCCATTACCTGTTCCCACCACAGACACTTCAGCACCG ATAAGCCAAAATGGTTTTGGTTACAAGATGCCGGACGTCCCTGATGCATTTCCAGAACTCTCAGAACTAAG TGTATCACAGCTTACAGATATGAATGAACAAGAGGAGATATTACTGGAACAATTTGTGACTTTGCCTCAACTAAAACAGATAATTACCGACAAGGATGACTTAGTAAAAAGTATTGAAGAGCTAGCAA GAAAAAATCTTCTTTTGGAGCCCAGCTTGGAAGCCAAAAGGCAAATTGTTTTAGATAAG taTGAGTTGCTTACACAACTGAAATCTACTTTTGAAAAGAAGATGCAAAGGCAGCATGAACTTAGTGAG agctgTAGTGCGAGTGCCTTGCAGGCAAGATTGAAAGTAGCTGCTCATGAAGCTGAGGAAGAATCTGATAATATTGCTGAAGATTTCTTAGAGGGAAAAACCGAAATAGATGATTTTCTCAGTAGCTTCATGGAAAAGAGAACA ATTTGCCACTGTAGAAGAGCCAAGGAAGAGAAACTTCAACAAGCAATAACAACGCACAGCCAATTCCATGCTCCACTATAG